The Leifsonia williamsii genome includes a region encoding these proteins:
- a CDS encoding tetratricopeptide repeat protein, whose amino-acid sequence MSNIPPTTPTNLRGAVDLSALVSRPAPGAPAAAAGPGAPAPGDAPAAAGEALTLPSLYFEGTDANFNDFIELSMRVPIVVDLWAEWCEPCKQLSPILDRVVADYAGRLVLVKIDVDANPQLSQAFQAQSIPTVAAIVGGRPVQLFVGAVPEPQVRDVFEQLLQLAAQNGVTGTVSVDADAGLPEGEQAEPQPEPLPPHHQDAYDAIDRGDFDAAIAAYKTAIAQDPRDTMAVAGLAQVSLLARLAGKSMDELRSAAAADPADAEAQLGVADLDLSGGHVEDAFDRLLTLFPKLDAAGKDTVRARLLDYFEIVGVDDPRVVRARARLASLLY is encoded by the coding sequence ATGAGCAACATCCCGCCCACGACGCCCACCAACCTGCGCGGTGCTGTCGATCTCAGCGCGCTCGTGAGCCGTCCGGCCCCCGGGGCGCCCGCCGCAGCGGCCGGCCCCGGTGCTCCCGCGCCGGGCGACGCTCCGGCGGCCGCGGGGGAGGCGCTGACTCTCCCGAGCCTCTACTTCGAGGGCACCGACGCGAACTTCAACGACTTCATCGAGCTGTCGATGCGCGTGCCGATCGTCGTCGACCTGTGGGCGGAATGGTGCGAGCCGTGCAAGCAGCTCTCGCCCATCCTCGACCGCGTCGTGGCCGACTACGCCGGCCGGCTCGTGCTGGTGAAGATCGACGTCGACGCCAACCCCCAGCTGTCGCAGGCGTTCCAAGCGCAGTCGATCCCGACCGTCGCGGCCATCGTCGGCGGCCGGCCGGTGCAGCTGTTCGTCGGCGCGGTTCCGGAGCCGCAGGTGCGCGACGTGTTCGAGCAGCTCCTCCAGCTCGCCGCGCAGAACGGCGTCACGGGAACGGTCTCCGTCGATGCGGACGCCGGCCTCCCGGAGGGGGAGCAGGCGGAGCCGCAGCCGGAGCCGCTTCCCCCGCACCACCAGGACGCGTACGACGCGATCGACCGCGGCGACTTCGACGCCGCGATCGCCGCATACAAGACCGCGATCGCGCAGGACCCGCGCGACACCATGGCGGTCGCCGGCCTCGCGCAGGTCAGCCTCCTCGCCCGCCTCGCCGGGAAGTCGATGGACGAGCTGCGCTCGGCCGCGGCGGCGGACCCGGCGGACGCGGAGGCGCAGCTGGGTGTCGCCGACCTCGACCTGTCGGGCGGGCACGTCGAGGACGCTTTCGACCGCCTCCTGACGCTGTTCCCGAAGCTCGACGCCGCAGGCAAGGACACCGTCCGCGCGCGGCTGCTCGACTATTTCGAGATCGTCGGCGTGGACGACCCGCGGGTCGTGCGGGCCAGGGCTAGGCTCGCCTCGCTGCTGTACTGA
- a CDS encoding SDR family oxidoreductase produces MPRVLVVGGTGLAGRAVTAEAVERGHDVVVAARRTPDDDADAYVPGAVYVTTDLVTGSGLEEAVDGADVIVDASNGVGRQAAHVFAFGAQNLLHTAARFGVNSAVLLSVAGIDGSGYAYYRAKAEQERAYLDSPLETRVVRATQFHDFVTAIFERGRPFGTLLAPSRTRFQPIAVADVARVLVDAAEGAGEPGVRTVAGPRIESARELAEQWKRHSGSRRPVVPVRLGGALGATWRAGRNLAPEHAIDGIGYGAWLSSRAA; encoded by the coding sequence ATGCCCCGTGTGCTCGTGGTCGGCGGCACCGGCCTCGCCGGCCGAGCCGTCACCGCCGAAGCCGTCGAGCGCGGTCACGACGTCGTCGTGGCCGCCCGGCGCACCCCCGACGACGACGCCGACGCCTACGTGCCCGGCGCCGTCTACGTCACCACCGACCTCGTCACGGGCAGCGGTCTCGAGGAGGCGGTCGACGGCGCCGACGTGATCGTCGACGCGAGCAACGGCGTGGGGAGGCAGGCCGCGCACGTGTTCGCGTTCGGGGCGCAGAACCTTCTGCACACCGCAGCGCGTTTCGGGGTGAACTCCGCCGTGCTGCTCTCGGTCGCGGGGATCGACGGCTCCGGCTACGCCTACTACCGGGCCAAGGCGGAGCAGGAGCGCGCCTACCTCGACTCGCCGCTCGAGACGCGCGTCGTGCGCGCCACGCAGTTCCACGACTTCGTCACCGCGATCTTCGAGCGCGGACGCCCGTTCGGCACGCTGCTCGCGCCGTCGCGCACCCGATTCCAGCCCATCGCCGTCGCGGACGTCGCGCGCGTGCTCGTGGACGCGGCCGAGGGCGCGGGAGAACCGGGCGTCCGCACCGTCGCCGGCCCGCGCATCGAGTCGGCGCGCGAGCTCGCCGAGCAGTGGAAGCGGCACAGCGGCTCCCGCCGTCCGGTGGTGCCTGTGCGGCTCGGCGGCGCGCTCGGCGCCACCTGGCGTGCCGGGCGCAACCTGGCGCCCGAGCACGCCATCGACGGCATCGGCTACGGGGCCTGGCTCAGCTCACGCGCGGCTTGA
- the glgB gene encoding 1,4-alpha-glucan branching protein GlgB: MTPIPEGAAAVDLPALDDATLQAVATGAYHDPHAVLGQHQVNASGVADPITVIRTLRPLAEAVFAVLPNGAHVELAHLAHGIWQGIDIVGPGAYLVEARYADGSTWTADDPYRFSPTIGSVDLHLIGEGRHEQLWEALGSHVRDLGGVVGTAFTVWAPHARAVRVVGDFNGWDGTLHAMRSMGGSGVWELFVPGLGEGEIYKYDILTEDGGWVRKIDPVAQTAETPPATASRITVSRHEWADDEWMRRRRETDPHSGPMSIYELHLGSWRPGTGYREAADQLIDYVGALGYTHVEFLPLAEHPFGGSWGYQVTGYYAPTSRFGSPDDLRYLIDRLHQAGIGVIMDWVPGHFPKDDWALARFDGRPLYEHADPRRGEHKDWGTYIFDYGNSQVRNFLVANALYWLEEFHVDGLRVDAVASMLYLDYSRNEGEWEPNIHGGRENLEAIAFLQEVTATSYKRNPGTVMIAEESTSYPGVTAPTSSGGLGFGFKWNMGWMHDSLQYIHEDPMYRSYHHSELTFSFVYAWSENFLLPISHDEVVHGKGSLIGKMPGDHWQQLANLRAFLAFMWAHPGKQLLFMGQEFGQYSEWSEERGLDWWMLDQPSHRGLWDLVAQLNALYRAHPQLWALDNDPAGFEWLDGSDAAGNVIAFLRKDREGSPIAVLLNFSGAPHEGYRVGLPFAGEWEELLNTDAEAFGGSGVGNLGQVTAVDEPWMGRPASAVVNLPPLGALWLKPRVS, translated from the coding sequence ATGACCCCGATCCCCGAAGGCGCTGCCGCCGTCGACCTGCCCGCCCTGGACGACGCGACCCTCCAGGCCGTCGCCACCGGCGCGTACCACGACCCGCACGCGGTGCTCGGGCAGCACCAGGTGAACGCCTCAGGCGTCGCCGACCCGATCACGGTCATCCGCACCCTGCGCCCGCTGGCGGAGGCCGTGTTCGCCGTGCTTCCGAACGGCGCGCACGTCGAGCTCGCGCACCTCGCGCACGGCATCTGGCAGGGCATCGACATCGTCGGCCCCGGCGCTTACCTGGTCGAGGCCCGCTACGCGGACGGCAGCACCTGGACCGCGGACGACCCGTACCGCTTCTCCCCCACCATCGGCTCCGTCGACCTGCACCTCATCGGCGAGGGCCGGCACGAGCAGCTGTGGGAGGCGCTGGGCTCGCACGTGCGCGACCTCGGCGGCGTCGTCGGCACCGCCTTCACCGTCTGGGCGCCGCACGCCCGCGCCGTCCGCGTGGTCGGCGACTTCAACGGCTGGGACGGCACCCTGCACGCGATGCGCAGCATGGGCGGCTCCGGCGTCTGGGAGCTGTTCGTCCCCGGTCTCGGCGAGGGCGAGATCTACAAGTACGACATCCTCACCGAGGATGGCGGCTGGGTGCGCAAGATCGACCCGGTGGCGCAGACCGCCGAGACGCCGCCCGCCACCGCCTCCCGCATCACGGTCAGCCGCCACGAGTGGGCCGACGACGAGTGGATGCGCCGCCGCCGCGAGACCGACCCGCACAGCGGCCCCATGAGCATCTACGAGCTGCACCTCGGCAGCTGGCGGCCCGGAACGGGCTACCGCGAGGCCGCCGACCAGCTGATCGACTACGTCGGCGCGCTCGGCTACACCCACGTGGAGTTCCTCCCTCTCGCCGAGCACCCGTTCGGCGGCTCCTGGGGCTATCAGGTCACCGGCTACTACGCCCCGACCAGCCGCTTCGGCTCGCCCGACGACCTGCGCTACCTGATCGACCGCCTCCACCAGGCCGGCATCGGCGTGATCATGGACTGGGTGCCCGGCCACTTCCCCAAGGACGACTGGGCGCTCGCCCGTTTCGACGGTCGGCCGCTGTACGAGCACGCCGACCCGCGGCGCGGCGAGCACAAGGACTGGGGCACGTACATCTTCGACTACGGCAACTCGCAGGTGCGCAACTTCCTCGTCGCGAACGCGCTGTACTGGCTGGAGGAGTTCCACGTCGACGGCCTGCGGGTCGACGCCGTCGCCTCCATGCTGTACCTCGACTACTCGCGCAACGAGGGCGAGTGGGAGCCGAACATCCACGGCGGACGCGAGAACCTGGAGGCGATCGCGTTCCTGCAGGAGGTCACCGCCACCTCCTACAAGCGCAACCCCGGCACGGTCATGATCGCCGAGGAGTCGACCAGCTACCCCGGTGTCACCGCCCCCACCAGCTCCGGCGGCCTCGGCTTCGGCTTCAAGTGGAACATGGGCTGGATGCACGACTCGCTGCAGTACATCCACGAGGACCCGATGTACCGCAGCTACCACCACAGCGAGCTGACGTTCTCGTTCGTCTACGCGTGGAGCGAGAACTTCCTCCTGCCGATCAGCCACGACGAGGTCGTGCACGGCAAGGGCTCGTTGATCGGCAAGATGCCGGGCGACCACTGGCAGCAGCTGGCGAACCTCCGGGCGTTCCTGGCGTTCATGTGGGCGCACCCCGGTAAGCAGCTGCTGTTCATGGGCCAGGAGTTCGGCCAGTACTCCGAGTGGAGCGAGGAGCGCGGGCTCGACTGGTGGATGCTCGACCAACCGTCGCACCGCGGCCTCTGGGACCTCGTCGCGCAGCTCAACGCGCTCTACCGCGCGCACCCGCAGCTGTGGGCGCTCGACAACGATCCCGCCGGGTTCGAGTGGCTCGACGGCTCCGACGCGGCCGGCAACGTGATCGCGTTCCTCCGGAAGGACCGCGAGGGCTCCCCCATCGCCGTTCTGCTCAACTTCTCGGGAGCGCCGCACGAGGGCTACCGGGTCGGCCTGCCCTTCGCCGGGGAGTGGGAGGAGCTGCTCAACACCGACGCGGAGGCGTTCGGCGGCTCAGGGGTCGGCAACCTCGGCCAGGTGACCGCGGTCGACGAGCCGTGGATGGGCCGCCCCGCTTCGGCGGTGGTGAACCTGCCTCCGCTCGGTGCCCTCTGGCTCAAGCCGCGCGTGAGCTGA
- a CDS encoding alpha-1,4-glucan--maltose-1-phosphate maltosyltransferase encodes MPLLTRIPVLQLSPQVDEGHWPAVAFSGEVVPFRATAFREGHDRIGVDLILLDPSGEQTEHRMHALEPGTDRWGVEVQLETEGLWRYRVQAWADDYGTWKHNAEVKVPAGIDVELMLRMGHDLLAGAAKDKRRSPAERRHLSAAAKAAADSTKPVEERFAATVDDRIAAILAERPVVSLPSLSETRAIQVERTRAGVGSWYEFFPRSEGARKLPDGSWQSGTFRTASARLPEIAAMGFDVVYLPPIHPIGRTFRKGPNNSLEAGPNDPGSPWAIGSAEGGHDAIHPDLGTEEDFVHFLGKAKGAGLEVALDLALQASPDHPWVKQHPEWFTTLPDGTIAYAENPPKKYQDIYPINFDNDYDGLRHEVLRIVRYWMSLGVRIFRVDNPHTKPLHFWEWLIRTVNATDPDVVFLAEAFTRPALLHTLAKAGFQQSYTYFTWRNTKEELEEFFAGLATDTADFLRPNLFVNTPDILTEYLQFGGPAAFKIRAALAATAAPTWGVYSGFELYENVARPGAEEYIDNEKYEYRPRDYARAQNEGRSLAPYLTMLNRVRSEHPALRQLRNLRLHSSDDDAILVYSKYLPGRFTRSGKPDAVIVVANVDPHSVRETIVHLDVTAFGIERGASFEVKDAVTGQRWVWGSDDYVRLDAFDQPVHILVVKPL; translated from the coding sequence GTGCCGCTGCTGACCCGCATCCCCGTCCTCCAGCTCTCCCCGCAGGTCGACGAGGGCCACTGGCCGGCCGTCGCCTTCAGCGGGGAGGTCGTGCCGTTCCGCGCGACCGCCTTCCGCGAGGGCCACGACCGCATCGGCGTCGACCTGATCCTGCTCGACCCCTCCGGCGAGCAGACCGAGCACCGCATGCACGCGCTCGAGCCGGGCACCGACCGCTGGGGTGTGGAGGTGCAGCTCGAGACCGAGGGCCTCTGGCGCTACCGGGTGCAGGCCTGGGCCGACGACTACGGCACCTGGAAGCACAACGCCGAGGTGAAGGTCCCGGCCGGCATCGACGTGGAGCTGATGCTGCGGATGGGCCACGACCTCCTGGCGGGCGCCGCGAAGGACAAGCGCCGCAGTCCCGCCGAGCGCCGCCACCTGAGCGCCGCCGCGAAGGCCGCCGCCGACTCCACCAAGCCGGTCGAGGAGCGCTTCGCCGCGACCGTCGACGACCGCATCGCCGCCATCCTCGCCGAGCGCCCGGTGGTGAGCCTCCCCTCGCTCTCCGAGACGCGTGCGATCCAGGTCGAGCGCACCCGCGCCGGCGTCGGCAGCTGGTACGAGTTCTTCCCGCGGTCGGAGGGGGCGCGGAAGCTGCCGGACGGCTCCTGGCAGTCGGGCACCTTCCGCACCGCCTCCGCGCGCCTCCCCGAGATCGCCGCGATGGGCTTCGACGTCGTCTACCTGCCGCCCATCCACCCGATCGGCCGCACGTTCCGCAAGGGGCCGAACAACTCCCTGGAGGCCGGGCCGAACGACCCGGGCTCGCCCTGGGCCATCGGGTCGGCCGAGGGCGGCCACGACGCCATCCACCCGGACCTCGGCACCGAGGAGGACTTCGTCCACTTCCTGGGCAAGGCGAAGGGAGCCGGCCTCGAGGTCGCCCTCGACCTGGCGCTGCAGGCGTCGCCCGACCACCCCTGGGTGAAGCAGCACCCGGAGTGGTTCACGACCCTCCCCGACGGCACGATCGCGTACGCGGAGAACCCGCCGAAGAAGTATCAGGACATCTACCCGATCAACTTCGACAACGACTACGACGGCCTCCGGCACGAGGTGCTGCGGATCGTGCGGTACTGGATGTCGCTCGGCGTCCGCATCTTCCGCGTCGACAACCCGCACACCAAGCCGCTGCACTTCTGGGAGTGGCTGATCCGCACGGTCAACGCGACCGACCCGGACGTCGTCTTCCTCGCCGAGGCGTTCACCCGCCCCGCGCTGCTGCACACCCTCGCGAAGGCCGGCTTCCAGCAGTCGTACACGTACTTCACCTGGCGGAACACGAAGGAGGAGCTGGAGGAGTTCTTCGCCGGCCTCGCGACCGACACGGCCGACTTCCTGCGCCCCAACCTCTTCGTCAACACCCCCGACATCCTCACCGAGTACCTGCAGTTCGGCGGCCCGGCCGCGTTCAAGATCCGTGCCGCCCTCGCCGCGACCGCCGCACCGACCTGGGGCGTCTACTCCGGCTTCGAGCTGTACGAGAACGTCGCCCGCCCCGGCGCGGAGGAGTACATCGACAACGAGAAGTACGAGTACCGTCCGCGCGACTACGCCCGCGCGCAGAACGAGGGACGCTCCCTGGCGCCCTACCTGACGATGCTCAACCGCGTCCGCAGCGAGCACCCGGCGCTGCGCCAGCTGCGCAACCTCCGCCTCCACTCCAGCGATGACGACGCCATCCTCGTCTACTCGAAGTACCTGCCGGGCCGGTTCACCCGCAGCGGCAAGCCGGACGCGGTGATCGTCGTCGCCAACGTCGACCCGCACTCGGTGCGCGAGACGATCGTCCACCTCGACGTCACGGCGTTCGGCATCGAGCGCGGCGCGAGCTTCGAGGTGAAGGACGCCGTGACCGGCCAGCGCTGGGTCTGGGGCTCCGACGACTACGTGCGCCTCGACGCCTTCGACCAGCCGGTCCACATCCTGGTCGTGAAGCCGCTGTAG
- the glgP gene encoding alpha-glucan family phosphorylase, whose product MKAIRRFSVRAVLPENLSALEEIAGNLRWSWHEPTKELFARIAPELWQQLRHDPIALLGAVEPSRLAELADDHGYVEWANRVRDDLREYLQEPRWYQSLGDAAPRSIAYFSPEFGIAAALPQYSGGLGILAGDHLKAASDLGVPLVAAGLFYRSGYFAQAISPDGWQLESYPVLDPDGLPLSVLREADGTPVQITLALPDGELHARVWQAAVGRVRLLLLDTDIPENEERLRSVTDRLYGGGGEHRLLQELLLGIGGVRAVKAWAALTGAPDAEVFHTNEGHAGFLGLERISDLVGEGLSFDQALQVVRAGTVFTTHTPVPAGIDRFDRALVERYFSTSLLPGLDVKEVLALGAEDYPGGSGDVFNMAVMGLRLGQHANGVSQLHGEVSRQMFNGLYPGFDPREVPIDSVTNGVHAPTWTDPMLRALAIERLGTDDTTHANWADAHAVGDADLWSVRNRMREQLVQDARHRVAAAWERQNPGGIAPAWMADLLDPNVLTIGFARRVPTYKRLTLMLHDPDRLRRILLDPERPVQFVIAGKSHPADDEGKRLIQKLVHFANEADVRGRMVFLPDYDIGMAQLLYPGTDVWLNNPLRPLEACGTSGMKAALNGALNLSILDGWWNEFYDGENGWAIPSADAAGDGAERDALEAEAMYDLIEHQIAPRFYDRDPDGVPSAWVRQIRHTLATLSSPLSAERMVREYVERLYLPAAEYENRLTADDFAAARGLAEWKERVRSAWPDVAVAHVDAGGVDDTPQVGDELHVRAPVRLGGLRPEDVRVELVYGRSHEGDDLTDVAVQELTVDRAVPGDEAGSAHEFVGTVRLAWAGSFGYTVRVVPVNDLLLTPAELGLVAVAS is encoded by the coding sequence GTGAAGGCCATCCGTAGATTCTCCGTCCGCGCCGTCCTCCCCGAGAACCTCTCCGCTCTGGAGGAGATCGCCGGCAACCTCCGCTGGTCCTGGCACGAGCCCACCAAGGAGCTCTTCGCCCGCATCGCCCCCGAGCTGTGGCAGCAGCTCCGGCACGACCCGATCGCCCTGCTCGGCGCGGTCGAGCCGTCGCGGCTGGCGGAGCTCGCCGACGATCACGGCTACGTCGAGTGGGCGAACCGCGTGCGCGACGACCTGCGCGAGTACCTGCAGGAGCCGCGCTGGTACCAGTCGCTCGGCGACGCCGCGCCGCGCTCGATCGCCTACTTCTCGCCCGAGTTCGGCATCGCGGCGGCACTGCCGCAATACTCCGGCGGCCTCGGCATCCTCGCCGGGGATCACCTCAAAGCGGCGAGCGACCTCGGTGTTCCGCTGGTGGCCGCCGGCCTTTTCTACCGCTCCGGCTACTTCGCGCAGGCGATCTCCCCCGACGGCTGGCAGCTCGAGAGCTACCCGGTGCTCGACCCCGACGGACTGCCGCTCAGCGTGCTCCGCGAGGCCGACGGCACCCCGGTGCAGATCACGCTCGCGCTGCCGGACGGCGAGCTGCACGCGCGGGTCTGGCAGGCCGCGGTCGGCCGGGTGCGCCTCCTGCTGCTCGACACCGACATCCCCGAGAACGAGGAGCGGCTGCGCTCGGTCACCGACCGGCTCTACGGCGGCGGCGGGGAGCACCGGCTGCTGCAGGAGCTGCTGCTCGGCATCGGCGGCGTGCGCGCGGTGAAGGCCTGGGCGGCGCTCACCGGCGCGCCGGACGCGGAGGTGTTCCACACCAACGAAGGCCACGCGGGCTTCCTCGGGCTGGAGCGCATCTCCGACCTGGTGGGCGAGGGGCTGAGCTTCGACCAGGCGCTGCAGGTGGTGCGCGCCGGCACGGTCTTCACCACCCACACGCCGGTGCCCGCCGGCATCGACCGGTTCGACCGGGCGCTGGTGGAGCGCTACTTCTCGACCTCCCTGCTCCCCGGGCTCGACGTGAAGGAGGTGCTCGCGCTCGGCGCGGAGGACTACCCCGGCGGCTCGGGCGACGTGTTCAACATGGCCGTGATGGGCCTGCGCCTCGGGCAGCACGCCAACGGCGTCTCCCAGCTGCACGGCGAGGTCAGCCGGCAGATGTTCAACGGCCTGTACCCGGGCTTCGACCCGCGGGAGGTGCCGATCGACTCGGTCACCAACGGCGTGCACGCACCGACGTGGACCGACCCGATGCTCCGCGCGCTCGCCATCGAGCGCCTCGGCACCGACGACACCACGCACGCGAACTGGGCGGACGCGCACGCCGTCGGCGACGCCGACCTGTGGAGCGTGCGCAACCGGATGCGCGAGCAACTCGTGCAGGACGCGCGTCACCGGGTCGCGGCGGCCTGGGAGCGGCAGAACCCGGGCGGGATCGCGCCGGCGTGGATGGCCGACCTCCTCGACCCGAACGTGCTGACCATCGGCTTCGCCCGGCGGGTTCCGACCTACAAGCGGCTCACGCTGATGCTGCACGACCCCGACCGGCTGCGCCGCATCCTGCTCGACCCGGAGCGGCCGGTGCAGTTCGTGATCGCGGGCAAGTCGCACCCGGCCGACGACGAGGGCAAGCGGCTCATCCAGAAGCTGGTGCACTTCGCCAACGAGGCCGATGTGCGCGGCCGGATGGTGTTCCTGCCCGACTACGACATCGGCATGGCGCAGCTGCTGTACCCGGGCACGGACGTGTGGCTCAACAACCCGCTGCGTCCTCTTGAGGCGTGCGGCACCTCCGGCATGAAGGCGGCCCTCAACGGCGCGCTGAACCTGTCGATCCTCGACGGCTGGTGGAACGAGTTCTACGACGGCGAGAACGGCTGGGCGATCCCGTCGGCGGACGCCGCCGGCGACGGCGCCGAGCGCGACGCACTGGAGGCGGAGGCCATGTACGACCTCATCGAGCACCAGATCGCGCCGCGGTTCTACGACCGCGACCCGGACGGCGTGCCCTCCGCGTGGGTGCGGCAGATCCGGCACACGCTCGCCACGCTCTCGTCGCCGCTGAGCGCCGAGCGCATGGTCCGCGAGTACGTCGAGCGGCTGTACCTGCCGGCGGCGGAGTACGAGAACCGTCTCACCGCCGACGACTTCGCCGCCGCGCGCGGCCTCGCCGAGTGGAAGGAGCGCGTGCGCAGCGCCTGGCCCGACGTGGCCGTCGCGCATGTCGACGCGGGCGGGGTGGACGACACCCCGCAGGTCGGCGACGAGCTGCACGTGCGCGCGCCGGTCCGCCTGGGCGGCCTGCGGCCGGAGGACGTGCGGGTCGAGCTGGTCTACGGGCGCAGCCACGAGGGCGACGACCTGACCGACGTCGCCGTGCAGGAGCTGACGGTCGACCGGGCCGTGCCCGGCGACGAGGCGGGCAGTGCGCACGAGTTCGTCGGGACGGTGCGGCTCGCCTGGGCCGGCTCGTTCGGCTACACCGTGCGCGTGGTGCCGGTGAACGACCTCCTGCTGACCCCCGCCGAGCTGGGCCTGGTCGCCGTCGCCTCCTGA
- the ybaK gene encoding Cys-tRNA(Pro) deacylase has protein sequence MAKARPAAGTPATVALTAASIPFSAHPYEHDPTAASFGLEAAEALGVEADRVFKTLLADTDLGLVVGVVPVTGMLDLKALAAAVGAKRAAMADPAVAERRTGYVVGGISPVGQKTRHVTVVDETAQLFDTVFVSGGRRGFDIELAPADLLRATAASYAPIAR, from the coding sequence ATGGCCAAGGCACGCCCCGCCGCCGGCACCCCCGCCACGGTCGCGTTGACCGCTGCGAGCATCCCGTTCTCCGCGCACCCGTACGAGCACGACCCGACAGCGGCGTCGTTCGGACTGGAGGCGGCGGAGGCGCTCGGCGTCGAGGCCGACCGCGTGTTCAAGACCCTGCTCGCCGACACCGACCTCGGTCTCGTCGTCGGCGTCGTGCCGGTGACCGGGATGCTGGACCTCAAGGCGCTCGCCGCGGCGGTCGGCGCCAAGCGCGCCGCGATGGCCGACCCGGCGGTGGCCGAGCGCCGCACCGGCTACGTGGTCGGCGGCATCAGCCCGGTCGGGCAGAAGACCCGGCACGTGACCGTCGTCGACGAGACCGCACAGCTCTTCGACACCGTGTTCGTCTCGGGAGGCCGCCGCGGCTTCGACATCGAGCTCGCGCCCGCCGACCTCCTCCGGGCGACCGCCGCCTCCTACGCCCCCATCGCCCGCTAG